The Littorina saxatilis isolate snail1 linkage group LG1, US_GU_Lsax_2.0, whole genome shotgun sequence nucleotide sequence ATCTTGTATCAGTGTCTCAGGGAGAAGAAGAACTTAAAGAAAATAATAAATCCCCAAATACCTGGCTTATCAGTTGaattctctgtcttcttcttaaGCAACGTGACAAACTTGTTGAATTGAATGAACTGTTaccccccgcaggttagggggaagaatttacccgatgctccccagcatgtcgtaagaggcgactaacggattctgtttctctttttacccttgttaagtgtttcttgtatagaatatggtcaatttttgtgaagattttagtcaagcagtatgtaagaaatgttaagtcctttgtactggaaacttgcattctcccagtaaggtaatacattgtactacgttgcaagcccctggagcaaatttttgattagtgcttttgtgaacaagaaacaatcgacaagtggctctatcccatctcccccctttccccgtcgcgatataaccttcgtggttgaaaacgacgttaaacaccaaataaagaaagaaagaaagaatgaactgtttgtgtgtgtgtgtgttatggagTTTACTGTCCTCACATCAATGCTACTAGCGGCATGAATACAGAATGCTTGGGACTTAAATGACAGCTGGAATGAGCAAAagacaagaaaggttagttattgaaACTTTtaatttgtgacaaaacaagacaaaatgtTTACAAATGAAACGTTCTATTTacttggctttttttttttttattctggatTTTGGAACATCAGCAGTCTATCTCTTAAGGGATTTCTGCTTGAATTAACAGTTTTAAACTTTTTGCCATGataaaactaaaaacaaaaatacacacaagaaCAGAACAATAGCTAAACATAATCACAATAATTTGGATTGTGTTTTGTAAGCTgcctaaaagtaaaacaaatacAGAATTGTCTAGTCAGTCTACGGTTTCCTGggagttaaaagaaaaaaatcaaccatcctctctctttctctctctctctctctctctctctttctcttgcttttttttccccctctaCCTCTTTCGTTTATTTTTCAGAGGACGAAACCCATGGTAATAATTCTTCCGGccgacaaaacaaaaaaacaaaacactaaacAAGAGTGCATAGCAGTTGGCTAAAATGTAATGCACTACATACTTGCACATGTAGGTACAACCTGACACGCATGGGTTTAAAAGTGGCACTTTTCACACAAATAGATTGTAAACATAAGATTTGTGAGAAATTTGTCAAGAATTGGTTGGAATTTGGTGAGTAGATGCTCGAATTCTCATTTGGTTAATTTCTCAACAAGATTGAAACATATCCATGGTTGATTGACCTATACTTCCGGTTTGTGGGCAGAGCAGACAAGATTTTTGGGAATTTTGTGAAGGGACACTTTCATAGCTGGTAAAGTCTACTTTGGCCTTATTTTGGTATGTAGAGCAAGCCGGACATACAATTGCGGGTAAAAATAGTACCGCTGCATCAATGCCAGACATCTGGATGACTTGTCCCACAAGTGCAGCGTAACTTACAGATATGTAGATGAGTGGAGTTGACGTAGAGTTTGTCAACTCGACTCATGCAGCTTCATGAGCCGATGTTTCCCCTTCATTATTATGGGTGCTCACTCTCAGATGCTATCTGAGTATCTCGtccagttcacacacacacacacacacacacacacacacacacacacacacacacacagtgaacaaCTCCATTTCATTGTCTTGGCGGTGTCTGTTACTGTCAGAGTACAGAGTATGAAGTTTGAATCGGTCCTCTTCTTATTATTCTACTTCTTTTTCAGATTACTGAGGTTATCCCTATTTATCATGACCGGTCAGTGCAAGTAAGGTCCTTGGAGTGAAAGATAACAAGGATAGTGTTGTCTAAGATAATACAAGCAGGGATGGGTTGTAGGCAAGCTGCTGCTTTTCGAAATTTGCCCTAGAGCCCAGTTTCAGCCCTTGGATCAAGCTAGCCTGCTACAAGTGTTACCTAGCGCAGCAACTGGGCACCGAAAAGACAAGACAAACGGGATGAACAAGATAGAGCAAGAGcaatagatacatttcgaataCATTCATACTATGTCACTCAGTGTCTGAAACTTGATAATAATAGGAACAAAATCAGCATAAAAAGTTGTTCTATTATGTGGCAGTTGATTTTGTTTCAGTGTTGGACGATGGAGTCGGTGGATGATGAATTTCTATGTGGAGAATGTCAAGAAAAGTTCATCAGCCTGCCAGACTACTTGCTACACAAGATTCAGCGTACGTTTCACAATTGTAAACGGCTTCTTGAATTTTACTCTGCCTAATTCTATAATTCTGATTCATGTACACATACTGACATAGTATGAAGATGAATTTGAAACACTATCGTTTTGTGAAGGAAACAGACAAACTTGATCACTTTCTATGCAGAATATTTGATATAAAGTAGTGTACAAAATTGTGCATCCATATGAAAATAATGTTTATTCTATGCAGTGATCAGTACTGTTGTGCAAGACATTTTTATCCTACCTGTGTATTTTACAAGTGTAATGCTGTGTGCAGACATAGAGATGGGAAAACCGGGTGGCTGTCCGCTGTGTGGTATCTCCTTCTCCAGACAGGTGGCCCTGCGAGAACATCTTGACCGCAAACACAACATCCCCCGCTTGAAAACTGACAGCAAGAATGGCAAGCGAAGAGGAAGACCAAGAAAAGACCCGGATGCAGAAATATGCAGCTCGCAAGTGACAAAAACAGAAAGTGACACTATAGGTGTTTCATCATCAGAACAGCTAACTTCCGAGAGTGAGGCTGCGCAGTCCACAATGCACATTATTATTGACAAGATCGGTGATGGGGAGCTTAGCGTCGATGACTTGTCCAAAGCTGTTCTTCAAGCAGACCCTTCAGTTGCCTTTCCATCATCTTCCGCTACAGTGATGGTTGAAACGTCTGACATGGGTGACCTGCGACATCTTGTTGAACATGTGAATGCTGTCACTCAGGAGGACGCTTTACAGACTCAACCAACCTCACAGCCTGCTCAGGCTGACACCTCAACACCACAACACTCTTTGCAGCAAGTGTCTCAAGATGAAGCTAAACACAAGCAGTGTAGCACATCTGAGACAGACACTACACTAATCCCTGAAAGTAATAGAACCTCCATATCGCTAGAAACTGAGACAAATCAGAACTTATCAACGAAAGAATCAACCACTTCTTTGTCAAAATCAGATGCTTCACTGTCAAAAGGAGACCCTGAATCTGAACCGGACTTCCTGTTTGTACTTCTGACGAGTCATGTGAAACGAAAATCACTCAGTTACAGCAAGCAGAGCTTCAAATGTTTCCACTGTGACTTCAAAACGTCATGGCGGCGATCACTAGTCAAACACATGGGAGACAACCATGATGACCACCTGGCAATACATCAGTGCATTACTGTTCACAACTCTAAAAAGCTGCAAGATCAACAGGTTTGTCTGTTGTCTTATGGGTAAAATTCAAGACTATTTTGGCATCTGGAAAATAAATAGTGTTGTGCATTAGCAGTCCTTTGAATGTAGGATTCTTTAATGTGCTGTCTCTGCTATGAtcgtgagagaatctgtgtctGGTCTCTGTCCGTGTTATGTTCACAGTTACTAGGATAAATGAGAAATGATACAATCTTAGTGATGGTTTACAAGCATAGTAGGTTCTACACAATCAGCTTTGGAAGATTCTTTACATTCATCTTGGGATaattgtctctgtgtgtttgtgtgcatctgtcactgtgtgtgtgtgtgtgtgtgtgtttagatgtatgtgtgtgcactcACATTCTCATACTTATGTGTCTCTGTGCGCAtttgtatgtgggtgtgtgatgGTGAAAAAAGATAGGTTAACCGTGTACTCATTATCCTCTCCAGGTACTGAAGATGTCCGACTACGCAGCGGCTTTGTCACGGCAGCGGAGACAGGTGAACAGCCAACGTGTGCGAGGCGTTGAAAAACAGGACCTACCTGGGCGCTACCACTGTACCAAATGTGATAAGGTCTGTACTGTAGACAGTTTTCTGTGATATCCACTGAATTTAAATAGGTTCTTCTTGTGACTAAATGTGATGTGATTAGCTGGGTACTGGTTATTGTTCTGGGGGATGTAATACTGAAGTGGCAGAACAATTATTGCCATCTCTCCATGGCTCATGACAGCAAAAATTTAAGTTTTGTCCAGGACTGATGTTTGCGAGTGATAATGTTTTGAATTTTCCTTttaactttgaaaaaaaacacagatGTACACATACATGAAAAGCACACCTATACACACGCATTGAGAAAAATATGTCGCACTGATCTCTCTGTCCATGCTCTTGCTAAAGTTTACACAAACTTCACCCAGCTTGCGATATTAACATATTCCTATGACCTCACAATTATCTGTCAAAGAAAGATTTTTCAAAAATGCTTTGGCTAAATACCCAGCTGTGTCAAGCTTAAGCAACTTTGATAACAGTTTTATGGTGTCTTTCTCAGGTGTTTGGACGTCTGCGCTACCTGCGAAAGCACCAGGTGATCCACAGGTCAGACAAGCGATACCTGTGTGACGACTGCGGCAAAGCCTTCAAGACCAAAGCGTACCTTGCCGCTCACCGCCAGACCCACCA carries:
- the LOC138971037 gene encoding zinc finger protein 397-like isoform X1, whose product is MWQLILFQCWTMESVDDEFLCGECQEKFISLPDYLLHKIQHIEMGKPGGCPLCGISFSRQVALREHLDRKHNIPRLKTDSKNGKRRGRPRKDPDAEICSSQVTKTESDTIGVSSSEQLTSESEAAQSTMHIIIDKIGDGELSVDDLSKAVLQADPSVAFPSSSATVMVETSDMGDLRHLVEHVNAVTQEDALQTQPTSQPAQADTSTPQHSLQQVSQDEAKHKQCSTSETDTTLIPESNRTSISLETETNQNLSTKESTTSLSKSDASLSKGDPESEPDFLFVLLTSHVKRKSLSYSKQSFKCFHCDFKTSWRRSLVKHMGDNHDDHLAIHQCITVHNSKKLQDQQVLKMSDYAAALSRQRRQVNSQRVRGVEKQDLPGRYHCTKCDKVFGRLRYLRKHQVIHRSDKRYLCDDCGKAFKTKAYLAAHRQTHQTRAYRCSQCDFTSSVNALIHAHRQLHNDHCVICEVCGSAYNDRATLRKHKQVHDESRPYPCTYPGCTWRFKTEVMCRAHVRGHTTQGRFVCSVCNYVFRHKHHLQRHLAKIHSMDEASVYHTTCSSRKLPKGTTVKICEEKQLMEVVQEEQPLADTVNLIVNSGLSEEQLQSMLESGQFVIATDDNDSSVNYEVANITMNVTYDTLGESGEGVSAGQTILIPHDAECSQIIFQQETEPVSANVET
- the LOC138971037 gene encoding zinc finger protein 397-like isoform X2, which encodes MESVDDEFLCGECQEKFISLPDYLLHKIQHIEMGKPGGCPLCGISFSRQVALREHLDRKHNIPRLKTDSKNGKRRGRPRKDPDAEICSSQVTKTESDTIGVSSSEQLTSESEAAQSTMHIIIDKIGDGELSVDDLSKAVLQADPSVAFPSSSATVMVETSDMGDLRHLVEHVNAVTQEDALQTQPTSQPAQADTSTPQHSLQQVSQDEAKHKQCSTSETDTTLIPESNRTSISLETETNQNLSTKESTTSLSKSDASLSKGDPESEPDFLFVLLTSHVKRKSLSYSKQSFKCFHCDFKTSWRRSLVKHMGDNHDDHLAIHQCITVHNSKKLQDQQVLKMSDYAAALSRQRRQVNSQRVRGVEKQDLPGRYHCTKCDKVFGRLRYLRKHQVIHRSDKRYLCDDCGKAFKTKAYLAAHRQTHQTRAYRCSQCDFTSSVNALIHAHRQLHNDHCVICEVCGSAYNDRATLRKHKQVHDESRPYPCTYPGCTWRFKTEVMCRAHVRGHTTQGRFVCSVCNYVFRHKHHLQRHLAKIHSMDEASVYHTTCSSRKLPKGTTVKICEEKQLMEVVQEEQPLADTVNLIVNSGLSEEQLQSMLESGQFVIATDDNDSSVNYEVANITMNVTYDTLGESGEGVSAGQTILIPHDAECSQIIFQQETEPVSANVET